A window of Sphingobacterium sp. SRCM116780 contains these coding sequences:
- a CDS encoding ferritin: MKDLLKLKSSLTEEIENILNAQIKVEAHSSSLYLAMSSWCDDQGLDNAAEFFAKQSNEEREHMLKLFNYISNRGGRAISPEVTGIPSDFDSFRGIFESTLEQEMFVTEQFNNIADKCMKSKDYVTFNFIQWFLSEQVEEEYVARRILELFDVIGEEGTGRWEIDKHLVKVTFFGE; the protein is encoded by the coding sequence ATGAAAGATTTATTGAAATTAAAATCTTCTTTAACAGAAGAGATTGAAAATATATTAAATGCACAAATTAAAGTAGAAGCACATTCTTCATCTTTATATTTGGCTATGTCATCATGGTGTGATGATCAAGGTTTAGATAATGCAGCAGAATTTTTCGCTAAACAATCAAACGAAGAACGTGAGCATATGTTGAAACTCTTTAACTATATCAGTAATAGAGGCGGACGTGCTATTTCTCCTGAGGTAACAGGAATTCCTTCTGACTTTGATTCTTTCCGTGGTATTTTTGAATCGACATTGGAACAAGAAATGTTTGTAACAGAACAATTCAATAATATAGCTGATAAATGCATGAAATCAAAAGATTATGTAACTTTTAATTTTATACAATGGTTCTTGTCAGAGCAAGTAGAGGAAGAGTATGTTGCTAGAAGAATATTAGAACTATTTGATGTGATCGGTGAAGAGGGAACTGGACGTTGGGAGATTGATAAACATTTGGTGAAAGTTACTTTTTTTGGTGAATAA
- a CDS encoding outer membrane beta-barrel protein, with the protein MIVFVLLFFIGGRVEAQLQKKEVYGFVVDAEGQPLEGVNVRLTTSLDTVMTVSSKTGFYKFHQIKGNNIRLNYNLLGLQIVDRSYPQYNSTDRVIAETVTMKPQASMLKEIVINKYKPIIFKEDTVQFNMGAFQFDRRTLLEDALKQIPNFQVSRDGSVYAFGKPITSVQVDGKKFFGGDVLTATRNLPADFVKNIQVIDYYGDVANAKGTKGAESEKIINIVLKDDKKKITFGQVTGGIGNKDRYLASAGINKFNDGQELSFIGSINNTNTNLFSFGSPNGGGSRDRVMGELADFADPTDGFNNVGSLGASFSSNLTDKIAAYGRYTFTNNKNKTKGNSFLQSIYGYNTITNLEDYVTTTTDNTHQMNWGFDIKLTDSDFLKISPTFSWTKSNGDEFRDRYIKNKSITNNGNYTADNSSTSPNAELDVLYAKSFKKPGRKLVYNLHVGYNSVDKNEDIIDQNTIIDSAFNEVITKHNYLNQFVRSDNENRDVKSALSIIEPMDKGGLLELNYDFNYTAIDARRLVHERDNEQSVLNRVDSLSLNYDYIFSSNRIGMKYQQDIFSKFKYNIGFAVQPTELSGYSKDKSIKTSYSNVNLVPAAGIKWKFDENSDLSIDYLGKNNQPNFYQIQPVLDNTNSQNIVEGNPELRAEFANRILAKYRKSIVKKGQYFEGSLAYNFISDKIVSNRTTIANSTAQKTTFLNTPGYYDIKSYYLFTASLLNDNVQMSLNGNADFYNNVTYINDRRNDGGHFLFSQSLQFRYMFNDIFEAELNGNYSLNKATYKLPYNDQIIAHSGVLGLGSKYYVSEHSSFGMEISQRLNAGYSSSSWTNINPTIINAYFEYTFMRNKLTMLRVQGFDLLNQNSGITRDVLGNDILDVQNTRLSRYFMLSLNFRLQKYPKKS; encoded by the coding sequence ATGATTGTATTTGTCTTACTCTTTTTCATTGGGGGAAGAGTAGAGGCTCAATTGCAAAAAAAAGAAGTGTACGGCTTTGTGGTAGATGCAGAGGGGCAACCACTAGAAGGTGTGAATGTACGATTGACAACTTCCTTGGATACGGTTATGACCGTATCTTCTAAAACAGGATTCTATAAATTTCATCAGATTAAAGGAAATAATATTCGATTAAATTATAATTTGCTTGGCTTGCAGATTGTGGATCGTTCTTATCCGCAATACAATAGTACAGATCGTGTGATCGCGGAAACAGTGACTATGAAACCTCAAGCATCTATGTTGAAGGAGATCGTCATCAACAAATACAAACCGATTATATTTAAAGAAGATACCGTACAATTTAATATGGGCGCTTTTCAATTTGATCGCCGTACGCTTTTGGAGGATGCATTAAAGCAAATTCCTAATTTTCAGGTTTCGAGAGACGGCTCTGTTTATGCCTTTGGAAAACCCATTACCTCTGTACAAGTGGATGGCAAAAAGTTTTTTGGGGGTGACGTATTAACCGCTACACGAAATCTACCAGCAGATTTTGTTAAAAATATTCAAGTAATTGATTATTATGGAGATGTGGCAAATGCGAAAGGTACAAAAGGTGCAGAGTCTGAAAAAATTATCAATATTGTGCTTAAAGATGATAAGAAGAAGATCACCTTTGGACAAGTGACAGGGGGAATAGGGAATAAGGATCGGTATCTAGCAAGTGCAGGAATTAATAAATTCAATGATGGCCAAGAATTATCTTTCATTGGTTCTATCAATAATACCAATACAAATCTATTTTCATTTGGTTCTCCAAATGGCGGTGGATCTCGAGATCGTGTTATGGGAGAATTAGCCGACTTTGCAGATCCAACAGATGGATTTAATAATGTTGGGTCTTTAGGTGCTAGTTTCTCTAGTAATTTGACAGATAAAATAGCTGCATATGGACGCTATACCTTTACAAATAATAAGAATAAAACGAAAGGTAATTCTTTTTTACAGTCGATCTATGGCTATAATACCATCACAAATTTAGAAGATTATGTAACCACAACAACTGATAATACACATCAAATGAACTGGGGTTTTGATATTAAATTGACGGATTCGGATTTCTTAAAAATATCACCGACATTTTCTTGGACAAAATCAAATGGAGATGAATTTAGGGATCGTTATATCAAAAATAAATCAATTACAAATAACGGAAATTATACAGCAGATAATAGTAGCACGAGTCCCAATGCTGAACTAGATGTTTTATACGCTAAAAGTTTTAAGAAGCCTGGACGAAAATTAGTTTATAATCTACATGTTGGTTACAATTCTGTTGATAAAAACGAAGATATTATTGATCAAAATACCATTATAGATAGTGCGTTCAATGAGGTTATCACCAAACATAATTATTTAAACCAATTTGTAAGAAGTGATAATGAAAATCGTGACGTAAAAAGTGCATTATCCATTATTGAACCTATGGATAAAGGTGGGTTGTTAGAATTAAATTATGATTTTAATTATACAGCTATTGATGCAAGACGTTTAGTGCATGAACGAGATAATGAACAATCTGTTTTAAATCGAGTAGATTCACTGAGTTTAAATTATGATTATATTTTCTCTTCCAATCGAATTGGGATGAAGTACCAACAAGATATATTTTCAAAGTTTAAATATAATATTGGGTTTGCCGTTCAACCAACTGAATTGTCCGGTTATTCGAAAGATAAATCAATTAAGACATCTTATAGTAATGTTAATTTGGTACCTGCAGCGGGTATCAAATGGAAATTTGATGAAAATTCAGATCTGTCTATCGATTATTTAGGAAAGAATAATCAACCCAATTTTTATCAGATCCAACCTGTATTAGACAATACGAATTCTCAAAATATAGTAGAAGGAAATCCAGAGTTAAGAGCTGAGTTTGCTAATCGAATCTTAGCAAAATATCGGAAATCTATTGTTAAAAAGGGGCAATATTTTGAAGGAAGCCTTGCTTATAATTTTATTTCAGATAAAATTGTTTCCAATAGGACGACTATTGCAAATTCTACTGCTCAGAAAACAACATTTTTAAATACTCCTGGTTATTATGATATAAAGTCTTACTATTTATTTACAGCTAGTTTGTTAAATGATAATGTACAAATGAGTTTAAATGGTAATGCAGACTTCTATAATAATGTGACTTATATTAATGATAGACGGAATGATGGTGGACATTTTTTATTTTCACAATCGTTACAGTTCCGCTATATGTTTAATGATATATTTGAAGCAGAGTTGAATGGTAATTATTCTTTGAATAAAGCGACTTATAAGCTGCCTTATAATGATCAAATTATTGCACATTCAGGAGTTTTGGGACTGGGGTCAAAATATTATGTAAGTGAACATAGCTCGTTTGGTATGGAAATTTCCCAAAGATTGAATGCAGGATATTCTTCTTCCTCTTGGACAAATATAAATCCCACCATTATAAATGCTTATTTTGAATACACTTTTATGCGAAATAAATTGACTATGCTTCGAGTTCAGGGATTTGATTTGCTAAATCAAAACTCAGGAATAACAAGAGATGTCTTAGGAAATGATATTTTAGATGTACAGAATACACGTTTGTCTCGTTATTTTATGTTATCACTCAATTTCCGTTTACAGAAATATCCGAAAAAATCATAA
- a CDS encoding NAD(P)H-quinone oxidoreductase, translating to MRAVVITSFGGPECLQVLDVEKPSCDDYEVLIAVKAAGMNRPDVFQRKGHYTAPDGVPANIPGLEVSGEIVAVGDLVDEWQIGDQVCALLAGGGYAEYVAVNQGQCLPIPKGFTYTEAAALPETLFTVYHNVFQRGALKKEDNFLVHGGSGGIGSMAIQLAKLAGAKVYTTVGSSVKANYCVHLGADIVINYKEQEFEKVIGDSQIDVILDSIGGDYFPKNIQVLKPDSHLIYINAMKGGKVELNLFVLMQKRIYLSGSLLRSRSISFKKGLRDEIVKQIFPLLEKGLFKTTIYRTFTLEDASNAHALLDSGDFMGKLLFVL from the coding sequence ATGAGGGCTGTTGTTATTACTTCGTTTGGAGGACCAGAATGTTTACAAGTGCTTGACGTTGAAAAACCGTCGTGTGATGACTATGAAGTATTAATTGCTGTAAAAGCGGCTGGGATGAATAGACCAGATGTTTTTCAACGAAAAGGACATTATACTGCTCCAGATGGTGTTCCTGCAAACATCCCAGGTTTGGAGGTGTCTGGCGAAATTGTTGCAGTAGGTGATCTTGTGGATGAATGGCAAATTGGTGATCAGGTTTGTGCCTTGTTGGCGGGTGGAGGTTATGCTGAATATGTAGCTGTTAATCAGGGACAATGTCTACCCATACCTAAAGGTTTTACTTATACAGAAGCAGCTGCATTACCAGAGACTTTATTTACGGTTTATCACAATGTCTTCCAGCGTGGTGCGCTCAAGAAAGAGGATAATTTTTTGGTTCACGGAGGTAGTGGTGGAATTGGTTCTATGGCGATACAGTTGGCAAAACTGGCTGGAGCAAAAGTATATACAACCGTAGGATCAAGCGTAAAAGCAAATTATTGTGTACATCTTGGGGCAGATATTGTTATCAATTATAAAGAACAAGAGTTTGAAAAGGTGATTGGTGACAGTCAGATTGATGTGATTTTGGATAGTATCGGTGGTGACTATTTCCCCAAAAATATACAAGTATTAAAACCAGATAGTCACTTGATTTATATCAATGCAATGAAAGGTGGAAAGGTAGAATTGAATCTTTTTGTGTTGATGCAGAAACGCATTTATCTATCAGGTAGTTTATTGAGAAGCCGATCGATTTCATTTAAGAAGGGGTTACGGGATGAGATTGTCAAGCAGATCTTTCCTTTATTGGAAAAAGGGTTATTTAAAACGACTATCTACCGTACCTTCACACTAGAGGACGCTTCTAATGCTCATGCACTGCTGGATTCAGGTGATTTTATGGGTAAATTGCTTTTTGTGCTCTAA
- a CDS encoding AraC family transcriptional regulator has translation MKPQLLKVNNNHVQSFSVRNDIIPQNHNIWHYHEELELIHFEKGSGTQFIGDSVKNFTSGDIVLVGSNLPHYWLFDAHYLTTTPGPADIRVSHFKENFLGDQFFNLPENHKLKNLLKKAKKGIQLNRSIQNNTKHLIEKILNSNNSTKIVALIEVLTLIAESDEYSLLSSDNYPIDSQDLDFGRMTVIMDYITQHYKTQIKLDDIASMTGMTANSFCRYFKAKSGKTLFQYLIEMRIGYACKLLNERKLNVKQICFECGFQNFVSFHKYFKEATGFTPLHYQKQLL, from the coding sequence ATGAAGCCGCAGTTATTAAAAGTCAATAATAATCATGTTCAATCTTTCAGTGTCAGGAATGATATCATTCCTCAAAACCACAATATTTGGCACTATCATGAAGAGCTAGAATTAATCCATTTTGAAAAGGGTTCTGGAACCCAATTTATTGGTGACAGTGTCAAAAACTTTACAAGTGGTGATATTGTGTTGGTCGGATCCAATTTACCACACTATTGGCTTTTTGACGCGCATTATCTGACTACAACACCTGGTCCAGCAGATATCCGTGTATCTCACTTTAAAGAAAATTTTCTTGGTGATCAGTTTTTCAATTTACCTGAAAATCATAAGTTAAAAAATTTATTGAAGAAAGCTAAAAAAGGTATTCAATTAAATAGATCAATCCAAAATAACACTAAACATCTCATAGAGAAAATATTAAATAGCAATAATTCAACAAAAATAGTAGCTTTAATAGAAGTACTTACACTAATTGCCGAGTCGGATGAATACAGCTTATTATCCAGTGATAATTATCCGATTGACAGTCAGGATCTAGATTTCGGAAGGATGACAGTCATTATGGATTACATCACACAACATTACAAGACACAGATCAAATTAGATGATATTGCGTCCATGACAGGTATGACTGCCAATTCTTTTTGCCGTTATTTTAAAGCTAAGTCAGGAAAAACCTTATTTCAATATTTAATTGAAATGCGTATCGGATACGCTTGTAAATTGTTAAATGAGCGGAAGTTGAATGTCAAACAAATTTGTTTTGAATGTGGTTTTCAAAACTTTGTTAGTTTTCATAAATATTTTAAGGAAGCAACAGGCTTTACCCCATTGCATTATCAAAAGCAACTCTTATAA
- the fucP gene encoding L-fucose:H+ symporter permease, giving the protein MSSNNNNKLALSLVISLFFFWGFVHNLDPILIPHLRNAFSLTHLQASLVDSAVFIAYFLLAIPAGIIMKKYGYKSGILIGLTLFAIGCFLFIPAANHISYIFFLGALFIVACGLTILETAANPYVTVLGDPSKATQRLNFAQSFNGLAAFIAPILGGKFILAEQPKSDTEVAAMSEQIKTAYIQAETAAVKGPYMILGIIILLVAAILLFTKLPDIKNDEGEQKSGFFHAFEHKNVRWGVIGQFFYVGAQVCILSFMVLYATEVAGIPPLEASKYASFAGLAFMLGRFVGTFFMKYVQPLTLLTIYSIICISLSLIVIYGSGSITIYALITIAFFMSIMFPTIFAVGVAGIGPDTKSASSLIIMSIVGGAALPPLLGLISDKTGNLQLGYWVPLICFVVVLLFSLANKKKDNQSLLSSQE; this is encoded by the coding sequence ATGTCATCAAATAATAACAATAAATTAGCACTTTCACTTGTAATTTCCTTGTTCTTTTTCTGGGGATTTGTACATAATCTAGATCCGATACTCATTCCACATCTACGTAATGCTTTTAGTTTAACGCATTTACAGGCGTCTTTAGTTGATTCTGCTGTTTTTATAGCCTATTTTCTCTTAGCTATTCCAGCAGGTATTATTATGAAAAAATATGGTTATAAGTCGGGTATTTTAATTGGTCTGACTCTTTTTGCGATAGGTTGCTTTCTCTTTATACCTGCAGCCAATCACATCAGTTATATTTTCTTTTTAGGTGCTTTGTTTATTGTTGCTTGTGGTTTAACGATTTTAGAAACGGCTGCAAATCCTTACGTAACAGTATTGGGAGACCCAAGTAAAGCCACACAACGGTTAAACTTTGCACAGTCATTCAATGGATTAGCTGCTTTTATAGCTCCTATTTTAGGAGGTAAGTTTATTTTAGCGGAACAACCGAAGTCAGATACAGAGGTTGCGGCGATGAGCGAACAAATCAAGACAGCTTACATTCAGGCTGAAACTGCGGCAGTGAAGGGACCATATATGATTTTAGGGATCATCATCTTACTTGTTGCAGCTATTCTTTTATTTACAAAATTACCCGACATCAAAAATGATGAGGGTGAACAAAAATCAGGGTTCTTTCACGCTTTTGAACATAAAAATGTAAGATGGGGAGTGATAGGACAATTTTTTTATGTTGGTGCACAGGTGTGTATATTAAGCTTCATGGTTTTGTATGCAACTGAAGTCGCGGGTATCCCACCTTTAGAGGCATCGAAATATGCAAGTTTTGCAGGATTAGCTTTTATGCTAGGTCGTTTTGTTGGGACTTTTTTTATGAAATATGTCCAACCCTTAACTTTATTAACCATTTACTCTATTATATGTATTTCATTGTCATTGATTGTGATATACGGAAGTGGATCAATAACGATTTATGCTTTAATTACAATTGCTTTTTTTATGTCCATCATGTTTCCAACAATATTTGCTGTTGGTGTAGCTGGTATAGGACCAGATACAAAATCAGCATCTAGTTTAATTATTATGTCTATTGTAGGAGGAGCAGCGTTACCTCCTTTATTAGGGCTAATTTCAGATAAAACAGGTAACCTTCAACTAGGTTATTGGGTACCCTTAATTTGTTTTGTTGTCGTGTTATTATTTTCACTAGCAAACAAAAAGAAGGATAATCAATCCTTGTTATCTTCTCAAGAATAA
- a CDS encoding L-rhamnose mutarotase, translating into MTQYTFALDLVNDPQLIAEYEQYHRAVWPEIQDSILDAGVIHMQIFRFENRLFMIMEVDATFSFERKTKMDAENPKVQEWEQLMWKYQSAIPGAKENEKWVLMDKIFELKKEDNEG; encoded by the coding sequence ATGACACAATATACATTTGCTTTGGATCTGGTTAATGATCCACAACTGATTGCCGAATATGAACAGTACCATCGTGCTGTTTGGCCAGAAATTCAGGATTCGATTTTAGATGCTGGAGTGATACACATGCAGATCTTTAGATTCGAAAATCGTTTATTTATGATCATGGAAGTTGATGCTACTTTTTCGTTTGAAAGAAAAACGAAAATGGATGCTGAAAATCCTAAAGTGCAGGAATGGGAACAATTGATGTGGAAATATCAAAGTGCTATTCCGGGAGCTAAAGAAAATGAAAAATGGGTTTTAATGGATAAGATATTTGAATTGAAAAAAGAAGATAATGAAGGATAA
- a CDS encoding UxaA family hydrolase, whose product MKDKKMYLQIHPTDNVLVALQDLPQGMLIEWQDNRFPLLGNIAAKHKFTIQPLAKDAEVYMYGVLVGKTNYALETGALISTENLRHAADDFKLSKRNIDWTKPDVSLFKDKTFNGFHRSNGTVGTANYWLVIPLVFCENRNVLTLKTAFEEKLGYKVKANDYTTEVDELIRLYQSGADVNQIIAQDLSTSIVGDQHNRLFENVDGIKFLNHEMGCGGTRMDSDALCGLLAGYITHPNVAGATILSLGCQHAQASILQAEIAKRDPLFDKPLYVFEQQKEGTEKELMQKAVKATFAGMMKANTHTRQPASLDKLCIGLECGGSDGFSGISANPALGYLSDILVTLGGSVILAEFPELCGVEQELSDRCVDEATADKFMELMRVYNAKAEADGSGFYMNPSPGNIRDGLITDAIKSAGAAKKGGTSPVTAVVDYPELANQPGLNLLCTPGNDVESTTAEVAAGANIVLFTTGLGTPTGNPITPVVKLSTNTKTFEKMPDIIDLNCGTIIEGEESIQEAAHRILNYVIQVASGEAVPKAVLLGQDDFIPWRRGVSL is encoded by the coding sequence ATGAAGGATAAAAAAATGTACTTGCAAATCCATCCGACAGATAATGTTTTAGTGGCTTTACAAGATTTACCCCAAGGAATGTTAATAGAATGGCAAGATAATCGTTTTCCATTATTGGGAAATATTGCTGCCAAGCATAAGTTTACTATTCAACCTTTAGCAAAAGATGCTGAAGTATATATGTATGGTGTATTGGTCGGAAAAACAAATTATGCATTAGAGACAGGTGCATTAATCTCGACAGAGAATTTGCGACATGCTGCTGATGATTTTAAGTTAAGTAAAAGAAATATAGACTGGACGAAGCCTGATGTTTCTTTATTTAAAGATAAGACTTTTAATGGTTTTCATCGTTCCAATGGAACTGTCGGTACAGCTAATTATTGGCTCGTTATTCCATTAGTATTTTGTGAGAATAGGAATGTCCTTACTTTAAAAACAGCTTTTGAAGAAAAGTTAGGCTACAAAGTAAAGGCGAATGATTATACGACAGAGGTTGACGAATTAATTCGTTTATATCAATCTGGAGCAGATGTGAATCAGATTATTGCACAAGATTTAAGTACATCAATAGTAGGAGATCAACATAATCGTCTATTTGAAAACGTAGATGGTATTAAGTTTTTGAATCACGAAATGGGGTGCGGGGGTACACGGATGGATTCAGATGCATTGTGCGGCTTACTGGCAGGATATATTACCCATCCGAATGTCGCAGGAGCAACGATATTGAGCTTAGGTTGTCAACATGCACAAGCTTCTATTTTGCAGGCAGAGATAGCGAAGAGAGATCCTCTTTTTGATAAACCGCTATATGTTTTCGAACAACAAAAAGAAGGTACTGAAAAAGAACTGATGCAAAAAGCTGTAAAAGCAACTTTTGCAGGAATGATGAAAGCCAATACACATACTCGTCAACCAGCATCTTTAGATAAATTATGCATAGGTCTAGAATGTGGTGGATCGGATGGATTCTCTGGGATATCTGCCAATCCAGCATTGGGATACCTATCCGATATCTTAGTGACCTTAGGTGGTTCCGTTATTTTGGCTGAGTTTCCTGAGCTATGCGGTGTAGAACAAGAGTTGAGTGATCGTTGCGTCGATGAAGCTACAGCAGATAAATTCATGGAATTGATGCGTGTATATAATGCTAAAGCAGAAGCTGATGGAAGTGGTTTCTACATGAATCCTTCACCTGGAAATATCCGTGATGGTTTAATTACAGATGCAATTAAATCCGCAGGAGCAGCAAAAAAAGGTGGCACATCACCTGTAACAGCTGTAGTCGATTATCCAGAATTAGCAAACCAACCTGGACTGAATCTACTGTGTACCCCAGGAAATGATGTCGAAAGTACCACTGCTGAAGTTGCAGCTGGAGCCAATATTGTTCTGTTTACAACGGGTTTAGGTACACCAACAGGAAACCCAATCACTCCTGTAGTTAAACTATCGACCAATACGAAAACATTCGAAAAAATGCCGGATATCATCGACTTGAATTGCGGAACGATTATCGAAGGAGAAGAATCCATTCAGGAAGCTGCTCATCGTATTTTAAACTATGTAATCCAAGTAGCAAGCGGTGAAGCTGTTCCAAAAGCAGTATTATTGGGACAAGATGATTTCATTCCTTGGAGAAGAGGTGTTTCTTTATAA